One part of the Methanocalculus alkaliphilus genome encodes these proteins:
- a CDS encoding ATP-binding cassette domain-containing protein, with translation MADMELIADALIYRQGDMTISADHRFGPGTTLITGRIGSGKSTLSLLLSGQMEPESGAVRRSGIESEILSLQFPEYHITGATVAEEIRSWGVEPTSVLPVIPEAMWGRDPHTLSRGELKRLNLASVLARNPDLLILDEPFSSLDADMKRWFCREIQKRRERITIIFTHEREIIPDSDDRLVMRNGQLEGEGGSRQSRAMNHSRPEETQTTFSDGRLRLLSVISLSLGAFISIGGALLALVWWAGASRKGRRLPEKRLIAALALLILVPAVVTEILVGGGVSYGIRMGVILLISFWAYAEFRGGDMLDIFVSFFGERFGFDIGLAAEMTLQSFHLAGSDLREIQRAFSIKGMKIDHKSIIPAALTLLLLHIRRADETANLLAIRGFQSGGTHKPNFSTFPKDVILTFFAVLIAILSIFIFW, from the coding sequence ATCACCGGTTTGGGCCTGGCACCACCCTTATCACCGGGAGAATCGGGAGTGGCAAGAGCACCCTCTCCCTCCTCCTCTCCGGACAGATGGAACCAGAGAGCGGAGCAGTCCGGAGATCAGGGATAGAATCTGAGATCCTCTCCCTCCAGTTTCCTGAGTACCATATAACCGGAGCAACGGTTGCAGAGGAGATCCGATCGTGGGGAGTTGAGCCCACATCCGTTCTACCGGTCATCCCGGAAGCGATGTGGGGCCGTGATCCCCACACACTCTCCCGGGGCGAGCTGAAACGGCTCAATCTCGCCTCTGTCCTTGCGCGAAATCCGGATCTCCTCATCCTCGATGAACCCTTCTCATCGCTTGATGCAGATATGAAGAGATGGTTCTGCCGCGAAATCCAGAAGCGGAGAGAGAGAATAACCATCATCTTCACCCATGAACGGGAGATTATTCCGGATTCTGACGATCGGCTCGTGATGAGGAACGGGCAGCTGGAGGGGGAAGGGGGATCCCGTCAATCCAGGGCAATGAACCACTCCCGCCCGGAGGAGACGCAGACGACATTCAGTGACGGCAGGCTCCGGCTCCTCTCCGTCATCTCCCTCTCACTTGGGGCATTCATCTCGATCGGGGGGGCTCTTCTTGCCCTCGTCTGGTGGGCAGGTGCATCCCGGAAGGGACGGCGTCTTCCGGAGAAGAGGCTGATTGCTGCACTCGCCCTCCTTATCCTTGTTCCGGCGGTTGTCACTGAGATCCTTGTCGGAGGGGGGGTATCATATGGCATCAGGATGGGTGTCATCCTGCTCATCTCCTTCTGGGCGTATGCGGAGTTTCGTGGAGGCGATATGCTGGATATCTTCGTCTCGTTCTTTGGGGAGAGGTTCGGCTTTGATATCGGCCTTGCGGCAGAGATGACACTCCAGTCATTTCATCTTGCGGGATCGGATCTTCGGGAGATACAACGGGCTTTTTCTATAAAAGGGATGAAGATAGACCACAAGAGCATCATTCCTGCCGCGCTCACCCTTCTTCTCCTTCATATCCGTCGGGCAGACGAGACCGCAAACCTTCTTGCAATCCGGGGGTTTCAGAGTGGCGGAACACATAAACCAAATTTTTCTACATTTCCAAAGGACGTCATATTGACATTTTTTGCAGTATTAATCGCCATTTTAAGCATATTTATCTTCTGGTGA
- a CDS encoding pyruvate/oxaloacetate carboxyltransferase — MTFSKSSRVHITDTTLRDAHQSLIATRLRTEDMIPVAHEINKVGFFSVEAWGGATFDSCIRFLNDDPWMRLRALKEALPDTPIQMLLRGQNLVGYRHYPDDVVERFITAAHTNGVDIFRIFDALNDIRNMESSMKAVSDLGAHMQGAISYTTSPVHNIPTFIDMAEELYSHGCDSVCIKDMAGLIMPETARELITGIKERVDILVDLHSHSTSGIAPMSYQAAIEAGVDILDTAMSPFAFGTSQPATESVIASLIGTPRETGIDLLALRKVRNLCMDIRKKYDALVDPISERIDSDVLVYQLPGGMISNLVSQLKEQDALERLSDVFEEIPKVREDLGYPPLVTPTSQIVGTQAVLNVLMNGRYQNVTKEVKDYVRGLYGRPPAPISDEIRERIIDGEEMITIRPADLLEPMYERSKEEAISMGLVKKDEDILTYILYPAIAPAFLRGEKTAEAIPQAKKAATGSTNDFPDSMEVEVDGEIFAVRIVSVGGSTVSAPVGAAVKSQIPRGDLPGGVKSNMQGMVLEIKVHRDQVVKKGETLLVLEAMKMENPIQSPVDGKVSDIYVDVGSVVQNGDILLVIQ, encoded by the coding sequence ATGACGTTTTCAAAATCTTCCAGAGTACACATCACAGATACCACGCTGAGGGATGCGCATCAATCGCTCATTGCCACACGCCTTCGTACAGAGGATATGATACCGGTTGCTCATGAGATCAACAAGGTAGGGTTCTTCTCTGTGGAGGCATGGGGCGGGGCTACATTTGATAGCTGTATCCGGTTTTTAAACGACGATCCATGGATGCGTCTTCGTGCACTGAAGGAGGCACTCCCCGACACCCCAATCCAGATGCTCCTCCGGGGGCAGAATCTGGTGGGATACCGGCACTATCCGGATGATGTCGTTGAGCGGTTCATCACTGCAGCTCACACAAACGGGGTGGATATTTTCCGGATATTCGATGCACTCAACGACATCCGGAATATGGAATCCTCCATGAAGGCAGTCTCCGATCTCGGGGCACATATGCAGGGTGCCATCTCGTATACCACAAGCCCGGTCCATAACATTCCCACATTTATCGATATGGCTGAGGAATTGTACTCCCATGGCTGTGATTCGGTCTGTATCAAGGATATGGCCGGTCTGATCATGCCGGAAACTGCACGGGAGCTGATAACAGGGATTAAGGAGAGGGTGGATATTCTCGTCGATCTGCACAGCCATTCGACGAGTGGGATAGCACCGATGAGTTACCAGGCAGCGATAGAGGCCGGCGTTGATATACTCGATACCGCAATGTCACCGTTTGCCTTTGGAACATCACAGCCTGCCACCGAGAGTGTCATCGCATCATTGATCGGTACACCCCGCGAGACAGGAATAGATCTCCTTGCACTCCGGAAGGTCCGGAATCTCTGCATGGATATCAGGAAGAAGTATGACGCACTTGTTGATCCCATCTCTGAGCGGATCGACAGTGATGTTCTTGTCTACCAGCTCCCCGGAGGGATGATCTCAAACCTCGTCTCCCAGTTGAAGGAGCAGGATGCACTTGAGCGGTTATCAGATGTATTTGAGGAGATACCAAAGGTTCGTGAGGACCTTGGGTATCCGCCCCTTGTCACTCCGACAAGCCAGATTGTCGGGACACAGGCGGTCTTAAATGTCCTGATGAACGGCCGCTACCAGAACGTCACCAAAGAGGTGAAGGATTATGTCCGTGGATTGTATGGGCGGCCTCCTGCACCCATCTCTGATGAGATCAGAGAGCGGATCATCGATGGAGAAGAGATGATCACAATCCGGCCGGCGGACCTTCTTGAACCGATGTATGAGAGGAGCAAGGAAGAAGCCATCAGCATGGGTCTTGTGAAGAAGGATGAGGATATTCTGACATATATCCTCTATCCAGCCATCGCTCCTGCCTTCCTCCGGGGAGAGAAGACTGCTGAAGCCATTCCACAGGCAAAGAAGGCAGCAACGGGATCCACAAACGACTTCCCTGATTCGATGGAGGTTGAGGTTGATGGCGAGATCTTCGCCGTTCGTATCGTCTCTGTCGGGGGAAGCACAGTCTCAGCACCAGTCGGTGCTGCTGTTAAATCACAGATCCCCAGAGGCGATCTTCCGGGCGGTGTGAAGAGCAATATGCAGGGGATGGTTCTTGAGATCAAGGTTCACCGCGACCAGGTTGTGAAGAAGGGTGAGACGCTCCTCGTCCTTGAGGCGATGAAGATGGAGAATCCAATCCAGAGTCCGGTCGATGGGAAGGTCTCAGATATCTACGTGGATGTCGGTTCAGTAGTACAGAATGGAGATATACTGCTGGTGATCCAATGA
- a CDS encoding acetyl-CoA carboxylase biotin carboxylase subunit, with protein sequence MSFFDKVLIANRGEIAIRVMRACRELGIETVAIYSEPDKNALHVRYADEAFLIGEAHPSKSYLNIDRIVEVAEMSGSEAIHPGYGFLAENYHFAERIEESNLTFIGPSSKTIHMMGSKLDSKEAMSAAGVPVLPWTKGGVTSAEAGIAFAEEIGYPVIVKASAGGGGIGMQIVWDESGIAEAIEKGMRIAQSAFGDPTIFIEKYLDKPRHIEVQILSDMSGNGIHLFERECSIQRRHQKLVEEAPCPIMTPELRERMTDSALTVAETCNYTNAGTVEFLYANGEYYFMEMNTRLQVEHTITEMVTGVDIVRQQIAIAAGEDLAYDQEQVSLRGHAIECRINAEDPMNDFAADPGKIVRYRSPGGPGIRVDSGIHVGYAIPPQYDSMISKLCSYGLTRIEAIERMRRAIYEYVILGVKTTLPLHHALMNNRQFIKGNTHTHFLADQNIRRNLERFFRDEESRMQTLAESLRQGKETAAITAAVNVYLHHMKKNG encoded by the coding sequence ATGAGCTTCTTTGATAAGGTACTCATCGCAAACCGTGGTGAGATAGCCATACGTGTCATGCGTGCCTGCAGGGAGCTGGGGATCGAGACGGTTGCAATCTATTCGGAGCCGGATAAAAATGCCCTCCATGTCAGGTATGCCGATGAGGCATTCCTCATCGGGGAGGCACACCCCTCCAAGAGCTACCTGAATATTGACCGGATCGTCGAGGTGGCTGAGATGAGCGGATCCGAGGCGATCCATCCCGGCTATGGCTTCCTCGCCGAGAACTACCATTTTGCAGAACGCATCGAGGAGAGCAATCTCACATTCATCGGCCCCTCATCAAAGACCATTCATATGATGGGGTCAAAGCTGGACTCAAAGGAGGCGATGAGTGCTGCCGGTGTTCCGGTCCTTCCCTGGACGAAGGGGGGGGTCACCTCCGCTGAGGCGGGAATCGCCTTTGCAGAAGAGATCGGATACCCGGTTATCGTCAAGGCAAGTGCAGGTGGTGGCGGTATCGGGATGCAGATCGTCTGGGATGAGTCCGGTATCGCAGAAGCAATCGAGAAGGGTATGCGGATCGCTCAGTCCGCCTTTGGCGACCCGACCATCTTCATCGAGAAGTATCTGGATAAACCCCGCCATATCGAGGTGCAGATCCTCTCAGACATGAGTGGGAATGGTATCCACCTCTTTGAGCGGGAATGCTCCATCCAGAGGCGGCACCAGAAACTTGTTGAGGAGGCGCCATGCCCGATCATGACCCCGGAACTCCGGGAGCGGATGACAGACTCTGCCCTCACCGTTGCAGAGACCTGCAATTACACAAATGCCGGAACTGTTGAGTTTCTCTATGCAAATGGCGAATATTACTTCATGGAGATGAATACCCGCCTCCAGGTTGAACATACCATCACCGAGATGGTAACCGGCGTGGATATCGTCCGCCAGCAGATCGCCATTGCAGCAGGGGAAGATCTTGCATATGACCAGGAGCAGGTGAGCCTCAGAGGTCATGCCATCGAGTGCCGGATCAATGCCGAGGATCCGATGAATGACTTTGCAGCAGATCCCGGGAAGATCGTCAGGTACCGCTCTCCGGGAGGACCCGGAATACGGGTTGATTCAGGCATTCATGTCGGCTATGCGATACCTCCCCAGTATGATTCAATGATCTCAAAGCTCTGCTCCTATGGACTTACCCGGATCGAGGCTATCGAACGGATGCGCCGCGCGATTTATGAGTATGTGATCCTTGGTGTGAAGACGACGCTCCCTCTCCATCACGCCCTGATGAATAACCGCCAGTTCATCAAGGGGAACACCCATACCCACTTCCTCGCTGATCAGAACATCAGGCGCAATCTTGAACGTTTCTTCCGCGATGAGGAGTCGAGGATGCAGACCCTTGCAGAGTCGCTCAGGCAGGGAAAGGAGACTGCGGCAATCACCGCTGCGGTCAATGTCTATCTTCACCATATGAAGAAGAATGGATAA
- the wrbA gene encoding NAD(P)H:quinone oxidoreductase, translating into MTTVLIVCYSLYGHVHQLALAVAEGVRTAGAEAVLRRVPEALPPEVIRKMGASSFQEEFTKIPICSREEMASADAIIFGTPTRFWNMCGQMRQFLDTTGGLWQQNALVGKVGSVFTSSGTQHGGQESTILSTQITLLHHGMVIAGLPYGFTGQSKTDEVTGCSPYGASTIAGGGGERWPTENELAGARWQGKYVAILARRLSGEYDSMREELGI; encoded by the coding sequence ATGACGACTGTTCTGATAGTCTGCTACTCCCTCTATGGCCATGTACACCAGCTCGCATTGGCGGTTGCCGAAGGTGTGCGTACCGCCGGTGCCGAGGCAGTCCTCCGCCGTGTTCCCGAGGCCCTGCCACCCGAGGTTATCAGGAAGATGGGGGCCTCCTCGTTTCAGGAAGAGTTTACGAAGATCCCGATATGCAGTCGCGAGGAGATGGCATCTGCAGATGCGATCATCTTCGGGACGCCGACACGTTTTTGGAATATGTGCGGCCAGATGCGGCAGTTCCTTGATACGACAGGCGGACTCTGGCAGCAGAATGCCCTGGTCGGGAAGGTCGGAAGCGTCTTTACCAGTTCGGGAACCCAGCATGGGGGCCAGGAGTCGACGATCCTCTCGACACAGATCACTCTCCTCCATCATGGCATGGTCATTGCAGGTCTCCCCTATGGCTTCACCGGCCAGTCAAAGACAGACGAAGTGACAGGATGCTCACCCTATGGTGCATCAACGATTGCCGGGGGCGGAGGTGAGCGATGGCCAACAGAGAATGAACTCGCAGGAGCCCGCTGGCAGGGGAAGTATGTTGCGATCCTTGCGAGGCGGCTCTCAGGTGAG